GATCGAGAAGGGAACCGGGGGCACGCGGCTGGTGGTGACCGGCAAGGTGTTCACCGTCGGATGCGAGCCGGTCTCGGGCGCGCTCATCGACTTCTGGCAGGCGGACCACGATGGCGAGTACGACAACGCCGGCTTCAAGCTTCGCGGCCATCAGTTCACCGACGCTCAAGGCCAGTGGAAGCTGGAGACCGTGATGCCCGGCGTCTATCCGGGCCGCACCCGCCACATCCACGTCCGGGTGCAGGCCAGGAAGGGACGGCTGCTCACCACCCAGCTCTTCTTCCCCGACGAGGCGCGCAACCGGCGCGACTTCATCTTCGATCCGGAGCTGGTGATGGCGCTGCGAGAGCAGAGCGGACGCCGCGAAGGGCGGTTCCACTTCGTGCTACCCGCCTGAGCGCGGAAGGGAGAGAGGCGCCGGAGCGGCGCCCCTCTTGGCGAACGACTACATCACCAGCGTGCCG
Above is a window of Candidatus Eisenbacteria bacterium DNA encoding:
- a CDS encoding intradiol ring-cleavage dioxygenase, whose amino-acid sequence is MRDRILDPDRRRFMKLAFAAPIVFAAGVKLRWLGDASAADKPPKLLATPECGDDDEPTPEATEGPFFKTHSPLRTSLIEKGTGGTRLVVTGKVFTVGCEPVSGALIDFWQADHDGEYDNAGFKLRGHQFTDAQGQWKLETVMPGVYPGRTRHIHVRVQARKGRLLTTQLFFPDEARNRRDFIFDPELVMALREQSGRREGRFHFVLPA